A genome region from Alistipes dispar includes the following:
- the guaA gene encoding glutamine-hydrolyzing GMP synthase yields the protein MQEKIIILDFGSQYTQLIARRVRELNVYCEIHPFNRIPAIDSSVRGVILSGSPFSVRDAQAPTPDLSAIRGRLPLLGVCYGAQYLAHAFGGEVQPAPSREYGRAMLTVGDAQDPLMRDLPATTQVWMSHGDTITRVPEGYGIVASTEDVRVAAYRIGGERTWGIQFHPEVYHSTDGKQLLKNFVVGICGCAQSWTSESFVESTVRELREKLGDDRVVLGLSGGVDSTVAAVLLHRAIGRNLYCIFVDSGLLRKNEFDEVLESYRDMGLNVKGVKAGEKFLADLAGVSEPERKRKIIGRDFVEVFNEEAQRIEDVRWLAQGTIYPDVIESCSVNGPSATIKSHHNVGGLPEKMNLKIVEPLRLLFKDEVRRVGRSLGISERLIGRHPFPGPGLAIRILGDVTAGKVEILQNVDRIYIDALRAAGLYDKVWQAGAILLPVKSVGVMGDERTYESCVALRAVTSTDGMTADWVHLPYEFLADVSNEIINKVRGVNRVVYDISSKPPATIEWE from the coding sequence ATGCAGGAAAAAATCATCATTCTCGACTTCGGGTCGCAGTACACGCAGCTCATCGCGCGGCGTGTGCGCGAGCTGAACGTCTATTGCGAGATCCACCCCTTCAACCGGATTCCGGCGATCGACTCGTCGGTGCGGGGCGTGATTCTCTCGGGCAGCCCCTTCTCGGTGCGCGATGCCCAGGCCCCGACGCCCGATCTTTCGGCGATCAGGGGCAGGCTGCCGCTGCTGGGCGTCTGCTACGGCGCGCAGTACCTTGCGCACGCCTTCGGCGGCGAGGTGCAGCCCGCTCCCAGCCGCGAGTACGGCCGTGCGATGCTCACCGTGGGCGACGCGCAGGACCCGCTGATGCGCGATCTTCCGGCGACGACGCAGGTGTGGATGTCGCACGGCGACACGATCACGCGCGTTCCCGAAGGGTACGGGATCGTCGCTTCGACGGAGGACGTCCGCGTGGCGGCCTACCGGATCGGCGGCGAGCGGACATGGGGCATTCAGTTCCACCCCGAGGTCTATCACTCGACCGACGGCAAACAGTTGCTGAAGAATTTCGTCGTCGGCATCTGCGGATGCGCGCAGTCGTGGACTTCGGAGAGCTTCGTGGAGTCCACCGTACGCGAGCTGCGCGAGAAACTGGGCGACGACCGCGTGGTGCTGGGCCTTTCGGGCGGCGTCGATTCGACGGTGGCCGCCGTGCTGCTGCACCGGGCCATCGGCCGCAACCTCTACTGCATCTTCGTCGATTCGGGCCTGCTGCGCAAGAACGAGTTCGACGAGGTGCTCGAATCCTACAGGGACATGGGCCTGAACGTCAAGGGCGTGAAGGCCGGGGAGAAGTTCCTCGCCGATCTGGCGGGCGTTTCGGAGCCCGAGCGGAAGCGCAAGATCATCGGCCGCGACTTCGTGGAGGTGTTCAACGAGGAGGCGCAGCGGATCGAGGACGTGCGGTGGCTGGCGCAGGGGACGATCTATCCCGACGTGATCGAGTCGTGTTCGGTGAACGGTCCTTCGGCCACGATCAAGTCGCATCACAACGTGGGCGGTCTTCCGGAAAAGATGAATCTGAAGATCGTCGAGCCGCTGCGATTGCTCTTCAAGGACGAAGTGCGCCGCGTGGGGCGTTCGCTCGGCATTTCCGAGCGGCTCATCGGGCGGCATCCCTTCCCCGGACCGGGACTGGCGATCCGCATTCTGGGCGACGTCACGGCCGGGAAGGTCGAGATTCTGCAGAACGTGGACCGAATCTATATCGACGCCCTGCGTGCCGCCGGACTTTACGACAAGGTGTGGCAGGCGGGAGCCATCCTCCTGCCGGTCAAGAGCGTCGGCGTGATGGGCGACGAGCGGACCTACGAGAGCTGCGTCGCCCTGCGGGCCGTGACCTCCACGGACGGCATGACGGCCGACTGGGTGCATCTGCCCTACGAATTCCTCGCCGACGTGTCGAACGAAATCATCAACAAGGTCCGCGGCGTGAACCGCGTGGTTTACGACATCTCCTCCAAGCCGCCCGCCACGATCGAGTGGGAGTAG